A stretch of DNA from Thermodesulfovibrionales bacterium:
AGACTCCGTGTAGGCGCTGCAGTTGGCGTGGGAGACGAGGCCTTCATGCGTGCAGAGTTGCTCGTAAAGGCGGGCGTCGATGTCATCGTCATCGATACGGCACACGGCCATACCAAGGCGGTGATCGAGACCCTGAAGAGGTTGAAGAAGGGGTTCGAAATCGACATTATTGCCGGCAATGTGGCCACACCGGAAGGTATCGGCGATCTTATAAAGGCAGGGGCTGATGCCGTCAAACTCGGGATCGGCCCGGGCTCCATCTGCACCACACGAATCGTTGCCGGCGCCGGGGTGCCCCAGATCACGGCGATTATGGACTGCTATGCCGTGGCAAGAAAGTATAACATCCCGATTATCGCAGACGGAGGCATCAAGTACTCCGGTGATATAACAAAGGCCCTGGCTGCCGGAGCCCATTCCGTCATGATCGGCGGCCTCTTTGCCGGTACCGACGAATCTCCCGGCGAGACGATATTGTACCAGGGACGGAGTTATAAAGTTTATCGCGGCATGGGCTCTCTGGGAGCTATGGAACAGGGTGCGAAGGACCGCTATATGCAGGAGGGTGTTGAATCCAAGAAACTCGTTCCCGAGGGAGTGGAAGGAAGGGTTCCGAACAAAGGCCCCCTTGCACAGAGCGTTCATCAATTGATGGGCGGCCTCAGGGCCGGCATGGGTTATTGCGGATGCAGGAACCTCGCCGAGTTGAGGAGAAAGGCGAGGTTCATAAGGATCACCAACGCCGGATTAAGAGAGAGCCACGTCCATGACGTCATCATCACAAAAGAGGCTCCGAACTACCGGATAGAACAATAGAAGACTATGATTCGTCCGGACACATGGGACATGAAACGCAGCGCACTATGACGAATACCGACAAGATACTCGTCCTTGATTTCGGGTCCCAGTATACCCAGCTCATAGCGAGGCGGATAAGGGAGAGCAAGGTCTATTCCGAGATCCTACCCTTTAATGCGTCGATCGAAAAGATAACTGCCTTCGGCCCGAAAGGCATTGTCCTGTCAGGAGGACCTTCGAGCGTCTATGACCATGGAGCGCCGGTCCCCGACAAGGGGATATTCAGCCTCGGGATACCGGTCCTCGGCATTTGTTACGGCATGCAGTTGATGGGCCATGGCCTGGGCGGAGAGGTGGCGAGGGCAGTGAAAAGGGAATATGGAAGAGCTGAGCTTACCGTTGACAGTGATGCAGACCTCCTCTGGGGAATCCCCCTGAAGTCCAATGTCTGGATGAGCCACGGGGACAGGATCGAGGCACTCCCTGAGGGGTTTGTAATCATCGGACATACTCCTAATTCTCCCATAGCCTCTATGGCCGACAGGAAGAGGAAGTTCTATGCGCTTCAGTTTCATCCCGAGGTCGTCCATACCGACGAAGGTAGAAGGATCCTCCATAACTTCGTCTATACGATATGCGGATGTAAGCCCACCTGGGAGATGGCATCATTCATCGCATGGGCCGTTTCCGATATCCGGGGCAAGGTCGGAGGAAAGAAGGTGATATGCGCCCTGAGCGGAGGTGTCGATTCATCAGTCGTTGCTCTCCTTGTTCACCGGGCGGTTGCGGACAGTCTCACCTGCATCTTTGTCGACAATGGTCTCTTGCGAAAGGGGGAGGCGGAGAAAGTCAGGAAGACCTTTCAGGACCACTTTCATATGAAGCTGATCTCCGTGGATGCAAAGAGGAGATTTCTCGGGAAACTCAAGGGAGTCGCTGACCCTGAGAAGAAGCGGAAGATCATCGGAAACGAATTCATCGCCGTTTTCGAGGAAGAAGCTCGAAAGATAAGGGATGCTGAGTTTCTCGCTCAGGGGACCCTCTACCCCGATGTTATTGAGAGCGTCTCGTTCAAGGGGCCCTCGGCGGTAATAAAGAGCCACCATAATGTGGGCGGCCTTCCCGAGGTGATGAAGTTGAAGCTCATAGAGCCCTTGAGGGAACTGTTCAAAGACGAGGTGAGGGTCCTCGGGGAGGAACTCGGCCTTCCCGAAGAGATATGCTGGAGGCATCCGTTTCCCGGACCAGGACTCGCCATACGGTGTATCGGGGAGATCACGGAGGAGAGGCTTGCCATCCTGAGGGAGGCAGATGCCATAGTTCTTGAGGAGATAAAGGCTGCAGGACTTTACCGGCGGATATGGCAGGCCTTTGCCGTTATCCTTCCGGTGAAGAGCGTCGGCGTGATGGGTGACGAGAGGACATATGAACATGTCGTTTCCGTGAGGGCAGTTACAAGCCTCGACGGAATGACGGCAGACTGGGCCCAAATGCCCTATGAGGTCCTGGGAAGGATCTCGAACAGGATCATCAACGAGGTGAAAGGTGTGAACAGGGTTGCCTACGATATCAGTTCGAAGCCGCCGAGCACCATTGAGTGGGAATGATCCTGTTATTGTTTCGTCATTTTTTATATCTGATGTGTAGAAACTGTCATAGAAGGTGGGGCACGGGCAGCAGACCGGAAGAGCGATGGATATAAAGGCCTATCTCACGGAAAAACGCGCGCTTGTTGATTCATTCCTGTCGTCATATTTTGACGGCGGGTTGGTGCCGGCTCACCTTAACGAAGCGATGACCTACTCCCTGTTTGCGGGAGGCAAGAGACTCAGGCCGATCCTTGCCCTTGCTTCCCATGAGGCCTGTGGCGGAACTGCCGAAGATATCCTCCCTCAGGCAGCTTCCCTGGAGTTTATCCATACCTATTCGTTGATCCATGATGACCTGCCTGCCATGGACAATGATGACCTCAGAAGGGGAAAACCGACGAACCATAAGGTCTTCGGCGAGGGCATCGCCGTCCTTGCCGGAGATGCCTTATTGACTGAGGCCTTCTATCTCCTCGCGACAAAGAGCCGCCGCTCGTCACTCGCTGCGCACCGCTCAGTTCTCAGGATTATCCGTGAGACCGCGCTGGCTGCCGGTGCTCACGGCATGGTCGGCGGCCAGGCAGAGGATGTTCGTTCTGAGAATACGGCGCTGGACAGCGACAATCTTGCCTTCATCCACGCCCATAAGACAGGAGCCCTCATTACGGTATCGGTGCGGATGGGAGCCATACTTGCAGGGTCAGGGAAGAAGAACCTCTCGGCACTGACACAGTATGGAGAAAACATCGGTCTTGCATTCCAGATCATTGATGATATACTTGATATACAGGGAGACAGCAGGGAACTCGGCAAGGAGACGGGGTCTGACGAGAGGAAGAAAAAGACGACTTACCCTGGACTCTATGGGATTGAACAATCCCGGAGGAAGGCCGGCGAACTTGTTGAGAATGCTGTCCGGGCGCTGGAATCATTACCGAAAAGGGCTGAGCCGTTGCGTGAGATAGCGCCTTACATCCTCAGGAGGAGGAACTGATGATCCTCGATAGGATTCAGTCACCGGACGATCTCAAGAGGCTGCCGAAGAACAAACTGTCGGCCCTTGCGGAAGAGCTGAGGAAGGTAATCATTGAACAGGTCTCTTCCGGCGGCGGACACCTTGCATCGAACCTCGGTGTTATTGAATTGACCATTGCCCTTCATTCCGTCCTCGATACCCCTTCAGACAAGATCATCTGGGATGTGGGCCATCAGTCCTACCCCCATAAGCTCCTTACGGGGCGATATGAGAGGTTTTCGACGTTGCGGAAATACAAGGGCCTCTCGGGCTTCCCGAGGATTGATGAAAGCCCCTATGACGTCTTCGGAGCGGGCCACAGTTCGACGTCGATCTCGGCGGCCCTTGGGATCATTGAGGCGAGAGACAAGAAGGGTGAAGACTTCAATGTCGTTGCGGTGATCGGTGACGGGTCGATGACGTCAGGCCTTGCCTTTGAAGGACTGAACCATGCCGGACAACTGAAGAAGAACCTCATCGTCGTTCTCAATGACAATGAGATGTCGATCTCGGAGAATGTCGGCGCGCTCTCGGCATACCTGAACCGGATACTCACGGGTGAGGCATACCGGAGATTCAAGAAGGAGACAAAGACCTTCCTCGCGCATATACCGAAGTTCGGCACACCCGTGTCAAAGCTGGCGCAGCGCACTGAAGAAATGGTCAAGGGATTCTTCCTTCCCGGGATCCTCTTTGAAGAACTCGGGTTCAACTATGTCGGGCCTATCGATGGCCATGACATCGCGGCCCTCACAGAGACCTTGAAACGGACGATCCCCTG
This window harbors:
- the guaB gene encoding IMP dehydrogenase gives rise to the protein NIPLLSSAMDTVTEAALAIAMAREGGIGIVHRAMSPHRQATEIDKVKKSESGMIIDPITIGPDAPISEALKLMEKYRISGVPATVEGKLIGILTNRDLRFETRLSKKVSDVMTKESLITAPVGTSLDKAKELLHKYKIEKLPIVDKEFNLKGLITIKDIEKRRKYPNACKDDKGRLRVGAAVGVGDEAFMRAELLVKAGVDVIVIDTAHGHTKAVIETLKRLKKGFEIDIIAGNVATPEGIGDLIKAGADAVKLGIGPGSICTTRIVAGAGVPQITAIMDCYAVARKYNIPIIADGGIKYSGDITKALAAGAHSVMIGGLFAGTDESPGETILYQGRSYKVYRGMGSLGAMEQGAKDRYMQEGVESKKLVPEGVEGRVPNKGPLAQSVHQLMGGLRAGMGYCGCRNLAELRRKARFIRITNAGLRESHVHDVIITKEAPNYRIEQ
- the guaA gene encoding glutamine-hydrolyzing GMP synthase, which translates into the protein MTNTDKILVLDFGSQYTQLIARRIRESKVYSEILPFNASIEKITAFGPKGIVLSGGPSSVYDHGAPVPDKGIFSLGIPVLGICYGMQLMGHGLGGEVARAVKREYGRAELTVDSDADLLWGIPLKSNVWMSHGDRIEALPEGFVIIGHTPNSPIASMADRKRKFYALQFHPEVVHTDEGRRILHNFVYTICGCKPTWEMASFIAWAVSDIRGKVGGKKVICALSGGVDSSVVALLVHRAVADSLTCIFVDNGLLRKGEAEKVRKTFQDHFHMKLISVDAKRRFLGKLKGVADPEKKRKIIGNEFIAVFEEEARKIRDAEFLAQGTLYPDVIESVSFKGPSAVIKSHHNVGGLPEVMKLKLIEPLRELFKDEVRVLGEELGLPEEICWRHPFPGPGLAIRCIGEITEERLAILREADAIVLEEIKAAGLYRRIWQAFAVILPVKSVGVMGDERTYEHVVSVRAVTSLDGMTADWAQMPYEVLGRISNRIINEVKGVNRVAYDISSKPPSTIEWE
- a CDS encoding farnesyl diphosphate synthase, with the translated sequence MDIKAYLTEKRALVDSFLSSYFDGGLVPAHLNEAMTYSLFAGGKRLRPILALASHEACGGTAEDILPQAASLEFIHTYSLIHDDLPAMDNDDLRRGKPTNHKVFGEGIAVLAGDALLTEAFYLLATKSRRSSLAAHRSVLRIIRETALAAGAHGMVGGQAEDVRSENTALDSDNLAFIHAHKTGALITVSVRMGAILAGSGKKNLSALTQYGENIGLAFQIIDDILDIQGDSRELGKETGSDERKKKTTYPGLYGIEQSRRKAGELVENAVRALESLPKRAEPLREIAPYILRRRN